In Methylotenera mobilis JLW8, the following are encoded in one genomic region:
- a CDS encoding cytochrome c oxidase subunit 3 family protein, with the protein MNTNTAVPDAVEPDVIELNEAESQLAADLPGDFAIWIFILAEMLVFGVLFIVYAFARAHQLEVFNASQLTLSRGLGTLNTVILISSSYFVVRSVAAIKVNNAKQSARWLIGAMVLGAMFVVVKLWEFSQKFSAGITLETNDFYMYYLTLTSFHLMHVLMGMIILACVVYKLNKGAYSAAEHFGVESGASFWHMVDLLWIVLFPLVYIIH; encoded by the coding sequence ATGAATACAAATACAGCTGTGCCAGATGCAGTAGAGCCAGATGTGATTGAGCTAAATGAAGCAGAAAGCCAGCTAGCGGCAGATTTGCCCGGCGACTTCGCTATCTGGATATTTATACTTGCAGAAATGCTGGTGTTTGGCGTGCTGTTTATTGTTTATGCCTTTGCGCGTGCGCATCAGTTGGAGGTGTTTAATGCATCTCAGCTTACATTAAGTCGTGGCCTCGGCACCCTGAATACCGTTATTCTGATTAGCAGCAGTTATTTTGTGGTGCGTTCGGTTGCTGCAATTAAAGTGAATAATGCTAAACAGTCTGCGCGCTGGCTAATCGGCGCTATGGTATTGGGTGCTATGTTTGTGGTGGTGAAATTATGGGAGTTCTCTCAGAAGTTTTCTGCAGGCATTACGCTGGAAACCAATGATTTTTATATGTACTACCTGACGCTGACATCGTTTCACTTGATGCATGTGCTGATGGGCATGATTATTTTGGCCTGTGTCGTATATAAATTAAACAAAGGTGCCTATAGCGCGGCTGAGCATTTTGGCGTAGAGAGTGGCGCCTCGTTTTGGCATATGGTTGATTTGTTATGGATAGTACTTTTCCCGCTGGTTTATATCATTCACTAA
- a CDS encoding cbb3-type cytochrome c oxidase subunit I: protein MQYQSQAVAKPYFIAAIALFLGQIIFGLIMGMQYVVGDFLFPAIPFNVARMVHTNLLIVWLLFGFMGATYYLIPEESETELFSPKLALITFWVFLAAGAATVLGYLLVPYATLAKLTGNDLLATMGREFLEQPLPTKVGIVIVVLSFLFNVVMTMLKGRKTAISLVLVLGLVGLAVFFLFSFYNPHNLVKDKYYWWWVVHLWVEGVWELILGAILAFVLIKVTGVDREVVEKWLYVIITMTLITGIIGTGHHYYWIGAPAYWQVWGSVFSALEPIPFFMLTIFAFNMVNKRRREHPNQAATLWALGTGVMSFLGAGVWGFMHTLAPVNYYTHGTQLTAAHGHMAFYGAYAMVVLTIISYAMPILRGRAANGNKAQVVEMWSFWLMTVAMVFITLFLTAAGVLQTWLQRIATVPMSFMATQDSVAIFYWMREVAGVVFLIGLIAYITSFFIKGETKAS, encoded by the coding sequence ATGCAATATCAATCTCAGGCAGTGGCGAAGCCTTATTTTATCGCCGCAATCGCCTTGTTTCTTGGCCAGATTATATTTGGCCTGATTATGGGCATGCAGTACGTCGTGGGAGATTTCCTATTTCCTGCAATTCCGTTTAACGTCGCACGTATGGTGCACACCAACTTGCTTATCGTATGGCTGCTGTTCGGCTTCATGGGGGCAACTTATTATTTAATACCCGAAGAGTCAGAAACGGAGCTGTTCAGCCCTAAGCTGGCACTCATCACATTTTGGGTGTTCTTAGCGGCGGGTGCTGCCACGGTGCTGGGCTACCTTTTGGTGCCTTATGCGACATTGGCGAAACTTACCGGTAATGATTTACTGGCCACCATGGGGCGCGAGTTCCTAGAGCAACCATTACCGACCAAGGTAGGTATCGTCATTGTAGTGTTGTCGTTCCTGTTTAATGTTGTGATGACGATGCTGAAAGGTCGTAAAACTGCCATTAGTCTAGTGCTGGTGTTGGGTTTGGTTGGCTTGGCCGTGTTCTTCCTGTTCTCGTTCTACAACCCGCACAACTTGGTAAAAGATAAATATTACTGGTGGTGGGTAGTGCATTTATGGGTAGAGGGCGTGTGGGAGCTTATCCTAGGTGCAATTCTGGCTTTCGTGTTGATTAAAGTAACCGGGGTTGACCGTGAAGTAGTGGAGAAGTGGTTATATGTCATTATCACCATGACCCTGATTACCGGCATTATCGGTACTGGTCACCATTATTACTGGATAGGCGCACCTGCCTACTGGCAAGTGTGGGGTAGTGTTTTCTCCGCATTAGAACCAATACCGTTCTTCATGCTGACTATCTTTGCGTTCAATATGGTGAATAAACGTCGCCGTGAGCACCCTAACCAAGCTGCAACATTATGGGCACTTGGTACTGGCGTGATGTCGTTCTTGGGGGCTGGCGTATGGGGCTTTATGCATACTTTGGCGCCAGTGAACTATTACACACACGGTACACAGCTCACGGCAGCGCATGGCCACATGGCGTTCTACGGTGCTTATGCCATGGTGGTGCTGACCATTATTTCGTACGCAATGCCTATACTGCGTGGTCGTGCCGCCAATGGCAACAAAGCACAAGTAGTGGAAATGTGGTCGTTCTGGCTGATGACAGTGGCAATGGTGTTTATCACCTTGTTCCTGACTGCGGCTGGTGTGCTGCAAACATGGTTACAACGTATCGCTACTGTACCGATGAGCTTTATGGCAACACAGGATTCAGTCGCAATTTTCTACTGGATGCGTGAAGTAGCGGGTGTGGTGTTCCTGATTGGCTTGATTGCCTACATCACTAGCTTTTTCATCAAAGGTGAAACTAAAGCGAGTTAA
- a CDS encoding CbbQ/NirQ/NorQ/GpvN family protein: METQTSNTPFYEPSGDECELFERAWKNRLPLLIKGPTGCGKTRFVSHMAARLGLPLHTVACHDDLTAADLVGRHLIGDGETIWNDGPLTRAVREGGICYLDEVVEARKDTTVVLHPLADDRRMLPIDRTGELLQAPPSFMLVVSYNPGYQNFLKGMKPSTRQRFVSLTFDFPTAAQEEAVLVGETGIDSMTAKRLVSIAGAFRALRDHDLEEVASTRLLVYAATLIKDGYDPVRACRAALVETLTDDTETAVALSEVVSATFGR, translated from the coding sequence ATGGAAACACAAACAAGCAATACTCCATTTTATGAACCTAGCGGTGATGAGTGTGAGCTGTTTGAGCGCGCATGGAAAAATCGCCTGCCGCTCTTAATCAAAGGCCCCACTGGTTGTGGTAAAACACGCTTTGTTTCACATATGGCGGCGCGCCTTGGTTTGCCACTGCATACGGTGGCCTGTCATGATGATTTGACCGCGGCAGATTTGGTAGGGCGGCACTTGATAGGCGATGGTGAAACTATCTGGAATGATGGGCCGTTAACTCGCGCGGTGCGTGAAGGCGGTATTTGTTATTTGGATGAGGTGGTGGAGGCGCGTAAAGATACCACGGTTGTGCTGCACCCGCTGGCGGATGACAGACGTATGCTGCCGATAGACCGTACTGGCGAGCTATTGCAGGCGCCGCCATCGTTTATGCTGGTGGTTTCGTATAATCCGGGCTATCAAAATTTTCTAAAAGGCATGAAGCCTTCGACACGGCAGCGTTTTGTATCGCTAACGTTTGATTTCCCAACAGCGGCGCAAGAGGAGGCTGTACTGGTTGGAGAAACCGGTATTGATAGCATGACCGCAAAACGGCTGGTCTCTATTGCGGGTGCATTCAGAGCACTGCGTGATCATGATCTGGAAGAAGTAGCCAGCACCCGCCTCCTGGTGTATGCGGCAACCTTGATTAAAGATGGTTATGACCCGGTACGTGCTTGCCGTGCCGCATTGGTGGAAACTTTAACCGATGATACCGAAACTGCAGTTGCCTTGAGCGAGGTGGTGAGCGCCACCTTTGGCCGTTAA
- a CDS encoding c-type cytochrome, whose amino-acid sequence MATRFTKSMARNIFMGGSLFFFLLFLALTFDTNQKLPKRDNSQNLTASVIHGKKLWETNNCIGCHTLLGEGAYFAPELGNVYKRRGPDFIKAWIKGQPTGVPGRRQMPQFNFTDKELDDLVDFLKYSSEIDTNNWPPNIEG is encoded by the coding sequence ATGGCAACAAGATTTACTAAATCCATGGCGCGTAATATTTTCATGGGAGGGTCGCTGTTTTTTTTCCTGCTGTTTCTTGCGCTAACTTTTGATACCAATCAAAAGCTGCCAAAACGTGATAACAGCCAAAATCTAACAGCTTCGGTGATTCATGGTAAGAAGTTGTGGGAGACCAATAACTGCATCGGTTGCCATACTTTGCTAGGCGAGGGCGCTTATTTTGCGCCGGAGCTGGGTAATGTGTACAAACGCCGCGGTCCTGATTTTATCAAGGCATGGATTAAAGGTCAGCCTACCGGTGTTCCTGGTAGAAGACAAATGCCGCAGTTTAATTTCACGGATAAAGAGTTGGATGATTTGGTGGACTTTCTGAAATACAGCTCAGAAATTGACACCAATAATTGGCCGCCAAATATCGAAGGTTAA
- a CDS encoding nitric oxide reductase activation protein NorD: MEEYVGELWDRLITGAAEKRHAAAAVKLDDIAKSAAIFFRALGGDSGLGISAAPAIRHGARRRLLQRMAGSGEKIELSWRDGEVLRLPSQIDLFAEYALNRDLYFWLVALAAVDSDSNQPWIVRNQHATQSTLQRFPGLQGRYTRLVEALLAMRTPPHKLPADEAAQEHAIRQALQYPGTITEITLAKRPFQPVPLWPHPNPPVSVTSSVAGTGSPEQAGQTTQKKNRRKHLAQRTDAVEDKNGFLMMFRAESLFSWSEFVKVSRPQDEEDDAETAQLAAEDMDNLTIARDGKTSAANVRFDLDLPASAADDTPLGEGVLLPEWNWKKQVLQPDYCSLQQLIATDAKPCELPHNLKNTANRLRRQFQALTPTRHWLRGQQDGEELDLDAWVQLTSERNSTMPTSEHGLYRAQVNQERDLACLLLADLSLSTDAYVSNHARVVDVIRDSLLLFSEALTATGDSFALYGFSSLKRSHVRFHYIKGFDEKYSNQVRGRITAIKPGYYTRMGAAIRQASSLLAQQKKRQRLLLILTDGKPNDLDQYEGRYGIEDTRVALIEARKLGLRPFCVTIDTEASDYLPHLFGAGGYVVIRNPEDLPKELPLLYAQMTR, from the coding sequence ATGGAAGAGTATGTAGGAGAGCTGTGGGATCGCCTGATTACCGGCGCAGCAGAAAAGCGTCATGCTGCAGCTGCCGTTAAGCTGGATGATATTGCCAAATCAGCTGCTATATTTTTTAGGGCGTTAGGCGGAGACTCAGGGCTTGGCATTTCAGCCGCACCGGCTATACGTCACGGTGCGCGCCGGCGCTTGCTACAGCGTATGGCTGGCAGTGGTGAAAAAATCGAGTTGTCATGGCGCGATGGTGAGGTGCTACGCTTACCATCGCAGATAGATTTGTTTGCCGAATATGCACTAAATCGTGACCTTTACTTCTGGCTGGTAGCTCTGGCCGCAGTAGATAGCGATAGTAATCAACCATGGATTGTTAGAAACCAGCACGCTACTCAAAGTACCTTGCAACGGTTTCCCGGCTTACAGGGGCGCTACACTCGGCTGGTCGAGGCTTTGCTTGCTATGCGTACTCCACCGCATAAGCTACCGGCAGATGAAGCCGCGCAGGAACATGCAATCAGGCAAGCATTGCAATACCCAGGTACGATTACTGAGATTACGCTGGCAAAGCGTCCGTTTCAGCCAGTACCATTGTGGCCTCATCCTAATCCCCCTGTTAGTGTGACTTCATCTGTTGCTGGTACCGGCTCTCCTGAGCAAGCTGGCCAGACCACGCAGAAAAAAAATCGGCGTAAACATCTGGCACAACGTACTGACGCAGTGGAAGATAAAAACGGCTTTCTGATGATGTTTCGCGCTGAGAGCTTGTTTTCATGGTCTGAGTTTGTGAAAGTGAGTCGCCCGCAGGATGAGGAGGACGATGCTGAAACTGCACAACTGGCGGCTGAAGACATGGATAACCTCACCATTGCCCGTGATGGTAAGACTAGCGCTGCCAATGTCAGATTTGATTTGGATTTGCCAGCTAGTGCTGCGGATGATACGCCGCTGGGTGAGGGCGTATTATTGCCGGAGTGGAATTGGAAAAAACAGGTGTTGCAGCCTGACTACTGTAGCTTACAGCAGCTAATCGCCACAGATGCTAAACCTTGCGAGCTACCGCATAACTTAAAAAACACAGCTAATCGTTTAAGACGTCAGTTTCAGGCGCTAACGCCAACTAGGCACTGGCTTAGAGGTCAGCAAGATGGCGAGGAGCTAGACCTGGACGCCTGGGTGCAGCTTACCTCTGAAAGAAACAGTACCATGCCAACTTCTGAACATGGGCTTTACCGCGCGCAGGTGAATCAGGAGCGTGATCTTGCTTGCCTATTGCTGGCTGACTTGTCACTTTCTACCGATGCTTATGTTTCTAATCACGCCCGTGTCGTTGATGTAATTCGAGATAGTTTATTGTTATTTTCAGAGGCGCTTACCGCCACTGGTGATAGCTTTGCACTTTATGGTTTTTCTTCTCTCAAACGTAGCCATGTGCGCTTTCATTACATTAAAGGCTTTGATGAAAAATACAGTAATCAAGTGCGCGGCCGCATTACTGCCATTAAACCCGGCTATTACACGCGCATGGGTGCGGCCATCAGGCAGGCTTCCAGTTTATTGGCACAGCAGAAAAAGCGGCAGCGTTTGCTGCTAATACTGACTGATGGCAAGCCCAATGATTTAGACCAGTATGAAGGGCGCTACGGTATTGAGGATACGCGTGTGGCCCTGATTGAGGCGAGAAAGCTAGGGTTACGGCCGTTCTGCGTCACGATTGATACAGAAGCTAGTGATTACCTGCCGCATTTGTTTGGTGCTGGCGGTTATGTGGTGATTCGCAATCCTGAAGACCTGCCTAAAGAGCTACCGCTGCTGTACGCACAAATGACACGTTAA
- a CDS encoding EAL domain-containing protein, which yields MQINTKPTSQALQKTILWLLTGTILLVGSVITYQLWSNARVENLQKLTSALEDSADVTVSNLQARFNAILVIMRGVKGFIDGSDTVKPNEFHTYIKSLNLGDRFGVRGIALVELVDNTNKEAHITHIQTRGLANYQIKPAGERQRYAPITLIEPLDALNAKVLGLDVLTLPTALNALEQARDSNNPRISKRMTLGQDAGQKNQQSFVMYLPIYKKNSVLNNVEARRKAIIGWVDVPFRMNDLMSGFKGEIDPDINISIYQGSEANEQSFLYKSSHQPQESKHNHERALTQIISRVIEVGGTKWTLFFQTTPAFETRILPYGKPMLVALLGSTLTILSAFLAWFLLSSRQLAESRYQKLFDQASDGVLVLDHQHQFIAANLAATNMLGYQQGELLGMRLPDVLINNVTKHPEFNTNLISDIPTKDEWQYRRKDGSRFIAEVNCRKLDKNYYFTIIRDLTERKLAENRILHLTQLYQALSEVNQAIVRMGDDHELFPVVCRSSVNFGGMKMAWVGQLDEESQQIFPVAVHGDGIEYIDGLVISANADIPEGQGPTSTALRNNRMMIINDFLTSPNTTLWLDKAKYFGWRSSACFPIQRDQKPFAVLNVYHESTNAFDSEAIALLQEMASDISFALDNFDREQKKQKLMSELDYANKRINQIVNLSPAVIYTLKPNAEGIFHSDFISENIYQITGYAKDEWLKDNFWLDHIHTEDLAAALDSKKILFETGSLNHQYRFMHANGGYIWIEDQLTLTRDNNGKPLEIVGAWLDITDRLSAEEKLRLNAKVFESSRDGIVITDKNNKIISVNNAFTTITGYEAKEVVGKNPHMLASEKLEESFYSAMWDSIGVMGYWQGEVINQRKNGEIYTQWLSISTIKDADGKISQHIGIISDISERKVAEERIQFLSNFDPLTNLPNKNLLNDRTKLALATAKRLKTAVTLMFVDLDRFKFINESLGPSIGDQVVKELAERFVAYMRPEDTVCRQGGDEFILLLPNTDAEGAAHVAKKLLDIVAQPFNFHGQKIVLTASIGISAYPQDGESFEQLAQSADAALYRAKYEGRNNFQFFARQMHEQAHDILLLESELRSAIEHEEFLLYYQPQYDSKTSKIIGLEALIRWQHPEKGLVSPAVFIPIAEESGLIAEIGDWVLRTAVKQLASWQEAGLGAVPVAVNLSVVQFHQDTLYGSVCQILRDTKVDPSMLELELTEGIAMEDSERTLNVLNQLNSLGVRLSIDDFGTGYSSLSYLKKFKIDKLKIDQSFVRGIGSHPQDAAIITAIISMAKSLSFKTIAEGVETLEQLNFLIANSCDEIQGYYFSKPLPSTEVTKLLANQ from the coding sequence ATGCAAATTAACACTAAACCAACTAGCCAAGCTCTGCAAAAAACGATTTTGTGGCTACTTACCGGCACTATATTATTAGTTGGTTCTGTGATCACCTATCAACTTTGGTCCAACGCTAGAGTTGAGAACTTACAAAAGCTCACTTCAGCCTTAGAAGACTCCGCAGATGTCACCGTTAGCAATCTTCAAGCGCGCTTTAATGCAATTTTGGTCATTATGCGCGGTGTTAAAGGGTTTATTGACGGCTCAGATACAGTTAAGCCAAATGAATTCCATACTTATATAAAATCCCTTAATTTAGGTGATAGGTTCGGCGTGCGGGGCATTGCCCTGGTTGAGCTTGTCGATAATACCAATAAAGAAGCACACATTACCCATATCCAAACGCGTGGGCTGGCTAATTATCAAATTAAACCTGCAGGAGAACGGCAGCGTTACGCGCCTATCACCTTAATTGAGCCTCTGGACGCTCTCAATGCCAAAGTGCTAGGGTTAGATGTATTAACTTTACCTACCGCATTAAATGCGCTGGAGCAAGCTAGGGACTCAAACAACCCGCGTATTTCAAAACGCATGACGCTTGGTCAGGATGCAGGTCAAAAAAATCAGCAGTCATTTGTCATGTACTTGCCAATTTATAAGAAAAACAGTGTCTTAAACAACGTAGAAGCCAGACGTAAGGCCATCATTGGCTGGGTAGATGTTCCCTTCCGCATGAATGACTTAATGAGTGGGTTTAAAGGTGAAATTGACCCAGACATCAATATCAGCATTTATCAGGGTAGTGAAGCCAATGAACAATCGTTTTTATACAAATCTTCACATCAACCACAAGAGTCTAAACACAATCACGAGAGAGCTTTGACTCAAATAATATCAAGAGTGATAGAGGTTGGCGGCACTAAGTGGACACTTTTTTTCCAAACCACACCAGCTTTTGAGACGCGAATTTTACCTTACGGTAAACCCATGCTCGTTGCCTTACTAGGCTCCACACTCACGATTTTGTCGGCATTTTTAGCATGGTTTTTATTGAGCAGCAGACAGCTTGCAGAAAGCCGTTACCAAAAACTGTTTGATCAAGCGAGTGATGGCGTTTTGGTCCTCGATCATCAACATCAATTTATTGCTGCTAATCTAGCGGCGACCAATATGTTAGGTTATCAACAAGGCGAATTACTCGGCATGCGCTTGCCAGATGTCCTAATCAATAACGTGACCAAGCACCCAGAATTCAACACCAACTTGATATCAGACATTCCTACTAAAGATGAATGGCAATACCGCCGTAAAGATGGGTCTCGGTTTATCGCTGAGGTGAACTGCAGAAAACTGGATAAAAATTACTATTTCACAATCATTCGAGACCTAACAGAGCGCAAACTGGCTGAAAATCGCATATTGCACCTTACCCAGTTGTACCAAGCCCTAAGTGAAGTCAACCAAGCTATTGTACGCATGGGTGATGATCATGAATTATTCCCAGTCGTTTGCCGCAGCTCTGTTAACTTTGGTGGCATGAAAATGGCATGGGTTGGTCAACTAGATGAAGAATCGCAACAGATTTTCCCTGTGGCAGTCCATGGTGATGGTATTGAGTATATTGATGGCTTAGTTATTTCAGCCAATGCCGACATTCCTGAAGGTCAAGGCCCTACTAGTACAGCATTAAGAAATAACCGAATGATGATTATCAACGATTTTTTAACAAGTCCAAATACCACGCTTTGGCTTGATAAAGCTAAGTACTTCGGATGGAGATCATCTGCTTGTTTTCCAATTCAGCGCGATCAAAAACCATTTGCCGTACTTAATGTTTATCATGAAAGCACTAACGCTTTTGACAGTGAAGCCATCGCCCTACTGCAAGAAATGGCAAGTGACATTAGTTTTGCACTCGATAACTTTGACAGAGAACAAAAAAAGCAAAAGCTCATGTCAGAGCTAGATTACGCAAACAAACGCATCAATCAAATTGTGAACCTTAGCCCTGCCGTGATTTATACACTTAAACCAAACGCAGAAGGTATATTTCACTCTGACTTTATCAGTGAAAATATCTATCAGATTACAGGGTATGCTAAAGATGAATGGCTTAAGGATAACTTCTGGCTTGACCATATACATACTGAAGATTTAGCTGCTGCTTTAGATTCTAAGAAAATCTTGTTTGAAACAGGGTCACTGAATCATCAATATCGATTCATGCATGCAAATGGTGGCTACATATGGATTGAAGACCAACTAACTTTAACGCGTGATAACAATGGTAAACCATTAGAAATCGTAGGCGCGTGGCTAGATATTACTGACCGCCTATCTGCTGAAGAGAAGCTGCGCCTCAACGCTAAGGTGTTTGAATCCAGTCGTGACGGTATTGTTATTACAGACAAAAATAACAAAATTATTTCAGTGAATAATGCCTTCACTACAATCACTGGCTATGAAGCCAAAGAGGTTGTCGGCAAGAATCCACACATGCTTGCATCAGAAAAACTAGAAGAGTCTTTCTACAGTGCAATGTGGGATAGCATTGGCGTCATGGGCTATTGGCAAGGAGAGGTAATTAACCAGCGTAAAAACGGCGAGATATACACTCAGTGGCTTTCTATCAGCACAATTAAAGATGCAGACGGTAAAATTTCACAGCATATTGGGATTATCAGCGACATTTCAGAGCGAAAAGTAGCTGAGGAACGTATACAGTTCTTAAGCAATTTTGACCCACTCACTAACTTGCCTAACAAGAATTTATTAAACGATAGAACGAAACTTGCTCTAGCCACCGCAAAACGCTTAAAAACAGCAGTAACGCTAATGTTTGTTGATCTTGACCGTTTCAAATTTATCAACGAATCACTAGGACCATCTATTGGTGACCAAGTAGTCAAAGAGCTTGCTGAGCGTTTTGTCGCTTATATGCGCCCAGAAGATACCGTATGCCGCCAAGGTGGTGATGAGTTTATTTTATTACTGCCCAATACAGATGCAGAAGGTGCAGCCCATGTCGCTAAAAAGCTATTGGATATCGTTGCACAACCTTTTAATTTTCATGGTCAAAAAATCGTACTGACAGCCAGTATTGGTATTTCTGCATATCCGCAGGATGGCGAAAGTTTTGAGCAATTAGCGCAGTCAGCAGATGCCGCACTATATCGTGCCAAATATGAAGGCCGTAATAACTTTCAGTTCTTTGCACGCCAAATGCATGAGCAAGCACACGATATTCTGCTACTCGAAAGCGAACTACGCAGTGCAATTGAGCATGAAGAGTTTTTACTGTATTACCAACCGCAGTACGATAGTAAAACATCTAAGATTATTGGGTTAGAGGCACTTATACGCTGGCAACATCCAGAAAAAGGATTGGTCTCCCCTGCCGTTTTTATTCCAATTGCTGAAGAAAGTGGTTTAATTGCCGAAATTGGCGATTGGGTGCTGCGTACGGCCGTGAAGCAGCTTGCCTCTTGGCAAGAGGCAGGCTTAGGTGCTGTACCCGTTGCTGTCAACTTATCTGTTGTCCAATTTCATCAAGACACGCTCTATGGTAGCGTGTGTCAAATTCTAAGAGATACCAAAGTTGACCCAAGCATGCTAGAGCTAGAATTGACTGAAGGGATCGCTATGGAAGATTCGGAGCGCACACTAAATGTCCTAAACCAACTCAACTCACTTGGCGTTAGACTTTCTATCGACGATTTTGGCACAGGCTACTCATCACTCAGCTACTTAAAAAAATTCAAAATTGATAAGCTGAAGATTGATCAATCTTTTGTACGTGGTATCGGAAGTCACCCTCAAGATGCCGCGATTATCACCGCAATTATCAGCATGGCAAAAAGCCTGAGCTTTAAAACCATTGCAGAAGGCGTAGAAACACTGGAACAACTTAACTTCTTAATCGCAAATAGCTGCGATGAAATCCAAGGCTATTATTTTAGCAAGCCACTTCCGAGCACTGAAGTCACAAAACTACTAGCCAATCAATAA
- a CDS encoding cytochrome C oxidase subunit IV family protein, which produces MMNQSNNHFSICIWLALVALTIVTYFIGEEVTAGKAIMLSVLVIALIKGQLIANYFMGLRQVSWLWRGIILGYFVVVGVMVAIAYLM; this is translated from the coding sequence ATGATGAATCAATCTAACAACCATTTTTCTATATGCATCTGGCTAGCGCTGGTTGCACTTACGATAGTGACTTACTTTATTGGCGAGGAAGTGACTGCAGGTAAGGCAATCATGCTGAGTGTGCTGGTCATTGCCTTAATCAAAGGCCAGTTGATCGCGAATTACTTTATGGGGTTGCGTCAGGTAAGTTGGCTTTGGCGCGGCATTATTCTTGGGTATTTTGTGGTGGTAGGCGTGATGGTTGCTATCGCTTATTTAATGTAA